In Aptenodytes patagonicus chromosome 6, bAptPat1.pri.cur, whole genome shotgun sequence, one genomic interval encodes:
- the LOC143162262 gene encoding caspase-8-like isoform X2 → MLITEEQRGSTGGPEAHARWLASSVAPDSPGSWNKSSQLEAYKMTSRPRGVCLILNNHNFAKARGAVPEPKNMKDRDGTDVDAAALRRVFSKLHFTIAEYRDLTAEEIRKTVNIYQCEDHKDKDCFVCCILSHGKKGIVYGVDGQEVPIQELTTSFTGQNCRSLAGKPKVFFVQACQGDACQKGVTIETDSGEQDSSVETDARFQLDCIPAEADFLLGMATLQDYVSYRSPRQGTWYIQALCQHLECSCPRGEDILTILTAVNQEVSRKSCKPNAEKQMPQPSFTLRKKLIFPVN, encoded by the exons ATGCTCATCACAGAAGAACAGAGGGGCAGCACAGGAGGCCCTGAAG CCCATGCCAGATGGCTGGCGTCATCTGTGGCACCTGATTCTCCTGGCAGTTGGAATAAATCTTCCCAG CTTGAAGCTTACAAAATGACTAGCCGACCCCGTGGAGTGTGCCTGATCCTGAATAATCACAATTTTGCAAAAGCCAGGGGAGCAGTGCCGGAACCCAAAAACATGAAGGATCGGGATGGGACAGATGTGGATGCAG CGGCTTTGAGAAGAGTCTTTAGCAAGCTTCATTTTACAATAGCAGAATACAGAGACCTCACCGCAGAGGAAATCCGTAAGACTGTGAACATCTACCAGTGCGAAGACCACAAGGACAAAGACTGTTTTGTTTGCTGTATCCTGTCTCATGGGAAAAAAGGCATTGTATATGGTGTTGATGGGCAGGAAGTACCTATCCAGGAACTGACCACTTCTTTCACTGGACAGAATTGCCGCTCGCTTGCTGGAAAACCAAAAGTGTTTTTTGTTCAGGCCTGCCAAGGTGATGCTTGCCAGAAAGGTGTGACCATCGAAACAGATTCTGGAGAGCAAGATTCTTCTGTAGAAACAGATGCAAGATTTCAGCTCGACTGCATCCCCGCAGAAGCAGACTTCCTCTTGGGCATGGCTACCCTGCAAGATTACGTTTCCTACAGGAGCCCAAGGCAGGGGACCTGGTACATACAGGCATTGTGCCAGCATTTAGAGTGCAGCTGTCCTCG AGGAGAAGATATTCTCACCATCTTGACAGCAGTGAATCAAGAGGTGAGCAGAAAAAGTTGCAAGCCAAATGCAGAGAAGCAGATGCCACAGCCCAGTTTCACACTGAGGAAAAAGCTCATCTTTCCTGTCAACTAA